From the genome of Sulfurovum sp. NBC37-1, one region includes:
- a CDS encoding translocation/assembly module TamB domain-containing protein, translated as MKKFFYGILIFFVSLIVIIVVAANSSFVIKKVADIFAPDYNITYSDITGNVFTGVKINGLKYADMKISKQIRFSWNPSKILYKRIAISEISGENVDVDAVKALIASFPKSVEEDDNSSSAPFPLVVTVGKVHITVNPFKEQGILFKKTLLNAEDISYASDEVEVGDLQVQVDTNVTDLKLQASLEDGKVTVKDLSIDEIDSETLQAMFMPKENNATEKETSKTAGTGSDEPLNPLIPREAVIEHFSASLKPRSYLDANIDKLKVNIDDLKTDITKILDNKQSAISVSNYALEFKSDIGQAEIAGMLKNDTVTVKKLDIIKVDTLALKAMFAPDSNESNGSIITDEKIVKAETKVEHTAVAAPQEQNALIPKKVVIKSVHADILPATFEPARILSFALDAKNIEVNVPEQIVEKGTIDLNATTNFSNITEKGSIEKNRFKGHIVLSPQKHLFDLYELPLSREAIGDIGIDIAASQEKATVDIDTRAKQILLVKTDVNATDMNGTDTNASKPFNVDIDQLKTHVAYLLKEGSLRADTNIKLSTPYAKDITITNNFAMDGNISYSGKIKSGELAGLDAKLLKPINNLLIAYSGTDKSVKTDINAEGIKGYFIAKDLKKSGIFHLETKHAVEVGKMVVLPPELNATKVNAVIDVPLNFAKLTPIKGKAKISSNVANVDADIVYGDVMTLKAVTKIPDDSLLKNFDKNIHWNAISPLTANAKMSKKDITASLKSSKISATMDMKPADGTVNGKIRLAGLITTMKGKTDGDIVIKSDIGSFSTLLGTVKEFYTVEDLPKVDGKLDLSLVINKKREAALKLTSPQIIYHVDRKTDQMLDDVSIVLGLKGQKLELSSYQLTYSKMKFFATKPSVVEMKDGTVTIAQLWLNDQLKVTGQLDTKTMKGEILADAPTFHLAHEMVDLDSKINIKTKFNGTATDVNGKVTLLGGNVHYDLGAKSFPSDSDIVIVQDMKPEKPNPFMDNLTINMIVNSEKPLVYKQGDIDMKANADIKVLKAINSDPMVLGQINLVKGGTYDFQGKRFVVEKGNIYLTGDPNKPLLDIEVDYQAENYLITIMVSGTPAVPVINFSSKPSLSREQILSVILFDSEEGAGSNSSEDMMKMMGGAMAKSVLANAGVKIDYLAIGADGSMAIGKKLTDNITVIYKNEEVSSVELKYKHSPRTESVLEFDEISQSYDIVYKRDMSQDDIIKFVGGEEKKK; from the coding sequence ATGAAGAAGTTTTTTTATGGTATCTTGATCTTTTTTGTCTCACTTATTGTGATCATCGTGGTTGCTGCAAACTCTTCTTTTGTCATCAAAAAAGTAGCAGATATCTTCGCTCCAGACTATAACATCACTTATAGTGACATTACGGGGAATGTCTTTACCGGTGTCAAGATCAACGGACTTAAATATGCCGATATGAAGATCAGTAAGCAGATCCGTTTTTCATGGAACCCCTCAAAGATCCTCTATAAGCGCATCGCGATCAGTGAGATCAGCGGTGAGAATGTCGATGTAGATGCGGTCAAAGCATTGATCGCTTCTTTTCCCAAGAGTGTTGAAGAAGATGATAACAGCAGTTCCGCACCTTTCCCTCTTGTCGTGACGGTCGGCAAGGTGCATATCACCGTTAACCCTTTTAAAGAGCAGGGGATACTGTTCAAAAAAACGCTTTTGAATGCCGAAGATATCTCTTATGCCAGTGATGAAGTGGAAGTAGGGGACCTTCAGGTGCAAGTCGATACCAATGTAACGGACCTGAAACTCCAGGCTTCCCTGGAGGACGGAAAAGTCACGGTCAAAGATTTGAGTATCGATGAAATAGACAGTGAGACACTACAGGCGATGTTCATGCCAAAAGAGAACAATGCCACAGAGAAAGAAACTTCCAAGACAGCCGGAACAGGCAGCGATGAACCGCTGAACCCCCTCATTCCCCGGGAAGCGGTTATTGAACACTTCTCAGCTTCCCTGAAACCAAGAAGCTACCTTGATGCCAATATAGACAAACTCAAAGTGAACATCGATGATCTCAAGACGGATATCACCAAGATCCTCGATAATAAACAAAGTGCCATCTCGGTTAGTAATTATGCACTTGAGTTCAAGAGTGATATCGGACAGGCCGAAATAGCCGGTATGTTGAAGAATGATACGGTCACAGTGAAAAAGCTGGACATTATCAAAGTCGATACGTTGGCATTGAAAGCCATGTTCGCACCTGACAGTAATGAAAGTAACGGTAGTATAATAACCGATGAAAAGATCGTAAAAGCAGAGACAAAAGTAGAGCATACTGCTGTAGCTGCTCCGCAAGAGCAGAACGCCCTGATCCCGAAAAAGGTGGTGATCAAATCCGTGCATGCCGATATTTTGCCGGCAACTTTCGAGCCGGCCCGTATTCTTTCATTCGCATTGGATGCGAAGAATATAGAAGTGAATGTGCCAGAACAGATCGTAGAGAAGGGGACGATCGATCTGAATGCTACGACGAATTTTAGCAATATCACCGAAAAAGGAAGCATCGAGAAAAATCGTTTCAAAGGGCATATCGTACTCAGCCCACAGAAGCACCTTTTTGATCTCTACGAGCTGCCTTTGAGCAGAGAAGCCATTGGTGATATCGGTATAGATATTGCCGCATCCCAAGAGAAGGCAACCGTCGATATTGATACCCGGGCCAAACAGATCCTCCTTGTCAAGACCGATGTGAATGCAACGGATATGAATGGTACGGATACCAATGCGAGCAAGCCTTTCAATGTCGATATCGATCAGCTTAAAACCCATGTGGCCTATCTGCTCAAAGAGGGTTCATTGAGAGCAGATACGAATATAAAGCTTTCCACTCCCTATGCGAAAGATATCACGATAACGAACAACTTTGCGATGGATGGGAATATCAGCTATTCGGGTAAGATCAAAAGCGGGGAGCTTGCAGGCCTGGATGCGAAGCTTCTCAAACCGATCAATAACCTGCTTATAGCCTACAGCGGAACGGACAAAAGTGTCAAGACAGATATCAATGCAGAGGGGATCAAGGGGTATTTTATCGCCAAAGATCTGAAAAAGAGCGGTATCTTCCATCTGGAGACAAAGCATGCCGTAGAGGTAGGAAAAATGGTCGTTCTTCCGCCTGAGCTCAATGCTACGAAGGTCAATGCGGTTATTGATGTGCCACTCAATTTCGCCAAACTCACGCCGATCAAAGGCAAAGCGAAGATCAGCTCCAATGTGGCCAATGTAGATGCCGATATCGTGTACGGTGACGTTATGACACTCAAAGCGGTTACAAAGATACCCGATGATTCACTGCTGAAGAATTTTGACAAGAACATTCACTGGAATGCCATTTCTCCATTGACCGCCAATGCGAAAATGAGTAAAAAAGATATCACCGCTTCACTCAAATCCAGCAAGATCTCCGCGACGATGGATATGAAGCCTGCCGACGGGACGGTGAATGGAAAGATACGCCTTGCAGGACTGATTACCACAATGAAAGGAAAGACCGATGGTGATATTGTCATTAAGAGCGATATCGGCTCTTTTAGTACGCTGCTCGGAACAGTCAAGGAGTTCTACACAGTAGAAGACCTGCCGAAAGTGGACGGAAAACTGGACCTTTCCCTTGTGATCAATAAAAAACGGGAAGCAGCACTGAAGCTTACCTCTCCACAGATCATCTACCATGTGGACAGAAAGACCGACCAGATGCTTGACGATGTCAGTATCGTACTTGGCCTCAAAGGCCAGAAACTTGAACTCTCCTCCTATCAGCTGACGTACAGTAAAATGAAATTCTTTGCGACAAAGCCTTCCGTTGTGGAGATGAAAGACGGGACAGTCACCATTGCGCAACTGTGGCTGAACGATCAGCTGAAAGTGACAGGGCAACTCGATACCAAAACGATGAAGGGTGAGATCCTTGCCGATGCACCGACCTTCCACCTTGCCCATGAGATGGTCGACCTTGACAGCAAAATCAACATCAAAACCAAATTCAACGGTACCGCCACTGATGTGAACGGAAAGGTCACGCTGCTTGGCGGAAATGTACATTACGATCTCGGTGCCAAGAGTTTCCCAAGTGACAGCGACATCGTCATAGTACAGGACATGAAACCGGAAAAACCCAATCCTTTCATGGACAACCTGACGATCAACATGATCGTAAATTCGGAAAAGCCGCTGGTCTATAAACAGGGCGATATCGACATGAAAGCCAATGCCGACATCAAGGTCCTCAAAGCGATCAATTCAGACCCGATGGTTTTGGGTCAGATAAATCTTGTCAAAGGCGGAACCTATGACTTCCAGGGAAAACGTTTTGTAGTCGAAAAAGGAAATATCTATCTTACCGGTGACCCCAATAAACCGCTTTTGGATATTGAAGTGGATTACCAGGCGGAAAATTATCTGATCACCATTATGGTGTCGGGAACGCCTGCTGTACCGGTGATCAACTTCTCTTCAAAGCCGAGTTTGTCACGTGAACAGATACTCTCTGTCATCCTCTTTGATTCCGAGGAGGGTGCAGGAAGCAACAGCAGTGAGGATATGATGAAGATGATGGGCGGTGCCATGGCGAAGTCCGTCCTTGCCAATGCCGGTGTCAAGATAGACTATCTTGCTATCGGAGCGGACGGCAGCATGGCGATTGGTAAGAAGCTGACGGACAATATCACTGTAATCTACAAGAACGAGGAGGTTTCCAGCGTCGAACTGAAATACAAACATTCGCCGCGTACAGAGAGTGTCCTTGAATTTGACGAGATCTCCCAGTCCTACGATATTGTTTATAAGAGAGATATGAGTCAGGATGATATCATCAAGTTTGTCGGAGGAGAAGAAAAAAAGAAGTAG
- a CDS encoding autotransporter assembly complex protein TamA translates to MYLKHLFLLLVFFSSFASAGFFGDDNESKEIELPTHIIKFSGEEVFSESDLLDAVSADHKSFYQFWKDDTARIKDKLLPTLSATLRNYFDSEGYYDAKFKIKQDKTTVEVSVKENKPVLVNDINVSSDYDIGEIITFHKGDVFKAKEFIRIKNKIAEEMLKQGYCSYDLDTKAYVDLEKHTADLKYVLKKGGVCTFGNVTVYGNKTIDADIIKSRVRAREGERFNLERVKDTYDSLYGLQSFDSVLVSVDRKFYNVVPVDIAVKEMQKDYHFEAGAGYDSYVGARVHGQAIKHNFMGDAQQLQLDLAWSQLEQMAIVSFFKPVIWEPFGFYLDLGAKGGYSNLGYDGFQEEKLFFRTYLNHVSKRLDIKAGLAFESIDITRRDDGKPPLPDDAYNLFLLTYPYIDVIYDGRDSKLNPKYGYYVRGYGEWGIPTNSETSDYQKYLLELRGIYTFADLTLAAVGKVGIIKIGEENNNQGIPESKKFFAGGMYSNRAYGFREIGVITSPTADLVDGAQTWANLSVEADYPVWGDLYAAVFSDNTMLTRESGDFNGDIISSAGVGVRYMTPVGPLKLDVGFNVHDTSIYGIQFQIGQSF, encoded by the coding sequence ATGTATTTAAAGCACTTATTTTTATTATTAGTTTTCTTTAGCAGTTTTGCTTCTGCAGGATTTTTTGGCGACGACAATGAAAGCAAAGAGATCGAACTTCCCACACATATCATCAAATTCAGCGGTGAGGAGGTTTTTTCGGAATCCGACCTCCTCGACGCGGTCAGTGCTGACCATAAAAGCTTCTACCAGTTCTGGAAGGATGATACGGCACGTATCAAGGACAAACTTCTCCCCACACTTTCAGCGACACTGCGGAACTATTTTGACTCCGAGGGTTATTATGATGCCAAGTTCAAGATAAAGCAGGACAAAACAACGGTGGAAGTCAGCGTTAAGGAGAACAAGCCGGTCCTTGTGAATGATATCAATGTCAGCAGTGACTACGATATCGGTGAGATTATTACTTTCCATAAAGGTGATGTATTCAAGGCAAAGGAATTTATCAGGATCAAGAACAAGATCGCCGAAGAGATGCTCAAGCAGGGCTACTGCAGTTACGACCTTGATACCAAAGCCTATGTCGACCTTGAAAAGCATACGGCAGACCTGAAATACGTACTGAAAAAGGGCGGGGTATGTACCTTTGGGAATGTGACGGTCTACGGGAACAAAACCATCGATGCGGACATCATAAAGTCCCGTGTCAGGGCAAGAGAGGGAGAAAGATTCAATCTCGAACGGGTCAAAGATACCTATGATTCACTTTACGGCCTGCAAAGCTTTGATTCCGTTCTGGTCAGTGTGGACCGGAAGTTCTACAATGTCGTCCCTGTCGACATTGCGGTAAAAGAGATGCAGAAGGATTACCATTTCGAGGCAGGTGCGGGGTACGACAGTTATGTCGGTGCACGTGTGCACGGACAGGCCATCAAGCACAACTTCATGGGAGATGCACAGCAGCTCCAGCTCGACCTTGCCTGGTCACAGTTGGAGCAGATGGCCATCGTGAGTTTTTTCAAACCCGTGATCTGGGAACCTTTCGGTTTCTACCTCGACCTGGGGGCAAAGGGCGGTTATTCCAACCTCGGATATGACGGTTTCCAGGAAGAGAAACTTTTTTTCAGGACTTATCTGAACCATGTGTCAAAACGCCTCGACATCAAAGCGGGACTTGCTTTTGAATCCATAGACATTACCAGAAGAGATGATGGAAAGCCACCGCTTCCCGATGACGCATACAACCTTTTCCTTCTGACCTATCCCTATATCGATGTCATCTACGATGGCAGAGATTCCAAACTCAACCCGAAGTACGGCTACTACGTCAGAGGGTATGGCGAGTGGGGGATCCCTACCAATTCCGAGACCAGTGATTACCAGAAGTATCTTCTTGAACTCAGAGGGATCTATACTTTTGCGGATCTTACCCTGGCGGCCGTAGGGAAAGTGGGTATCATCAAGATCGGTGAGGAGAACAACAACCAGGGGATCCCGGAATCGAAGAAGTTCTTCGCAGGGGGAATGTACTCCAACCGTGCCTACGGTTTCAGGGAGATCGGTGTGATCACCTCTCCTACTGCCGACCTTGTGGACGGTGCCCAGACATGGGCCAACCTTTCAGTGGAAGCGGATTACCCGGTATGGGGGGACCTTTATGCTGCGGTCTTCAGCGACAATACCATGCTGACCAGGGAGAGCGGGGATTTCAACGGTGATATTATCAGTTCGGCGGGTGTGGGTGTACGCTATATGACACCGGTCGGCCCGCTGAAACTCGATGTGGGTTTCAACGTACATGATACCTCCATTTACGGTATTCAATTCCAAATAGGGCAGTCATTCTAA
- a CDS encoding NAD(P)H-dependent glycerol-3-phosphate dehydrogenase: MKMAVIGAGKWGKALYHAYSEKNDVVIHSRTARDIEHFVPLDEALEREYLVMAIPAQFVRGWMEENFEDRGQKILVAAKGIETSTGAFLNDIYTQFLPEDRLAYISGPSFAAEVQQSLPTALMISSTNLELAQTFADHLPSYIKGYVDDDVVGAEVSGAYKNVIAIAGGVCDGLGLGNNARAALISRGLVEMARFGKSFGARTETFLSLGGAGDLFLTASSKLSRNYRVGLGLAAGKKMDTILEELGEVAEGVPTAKALHKIAKEKEIYLPIAEEVYAMIEEGKDPHESVHDLLG; encoded by the coding sequence ATGAAAATGGCAGTTATCGGTGCAGGAAAATGGGGGAAGGCACTCTACCATGCCTACAGTGAGAAGAATGATGTGGTGATCCATTCGCGTACTGCGCGCGATATCGAGCATTTTGTTCCTCTGGACGAGGCACTGGAGAGAGAATACCTTGTCATGGCCATTCCCGCACAGTTCGTACGTGGATGGATGGAAGAGAACTTTGAAGACAGAGGCCAGAAAATACTGGTAGCGGCCAAAGGGATAGAGACATCCACGGGTGCCTTCCTGAACGACATTTATACACAGTTCCTGCCCGAAGACCGCCTGGCATATATCTCGGGCCCCTCGTTCGCCGCTGAAGTACAGCAGTCACTCCCTACCGCACTGATGATCTCTTCGACCAACCTCGAACTGGCACAGACCTTTGCGGATCATCTGCCTTCCTACATAAAAGGATATGTGGATGATGATGTGGTCGGCGCGGAGGTATCGGGTGCCTACAAGAATGTCATTGCCATCGCCGGCGGGGTCTGTGACGGCCTGGGACTGGGAAACAATGCCAGAGCGGCACTGATCTCCCGCGGTCTTGTGGAGATGGCGCGTTTTGGCAAGAGCTTTGGTGCCAGAACGGAAACCTTTCTTTCTCTGGGGGGTGCGGGTGACCTTTTCCTGACGGCAAGTTCAAAACTTTCCCGAAACTACAGAGTGGGACTGGGGCTGGCAGCGGGGAAAAAGATGGATACCATTCTTGAAGAGCTTGGAGAGGTGGCCGAGGGGGTTCCTACTGCCAAAGCGCTTCACAAGATCGCTAAAGAAAAAGAGATTTACCTTCCTATTGCAGAGGAGGTATATGCCATGATCGAAGAGGGTAAAGATCCGCATGAAAGTGTGCATGACCTTTTAGGATAG
- a CDS encoding potassium channel family protein, whose translation MTSQSILLFGYGSHGRFIASGLHEDGFKIKIVESNQDYYDHAREDGYIDVEYVDVTSDSILQALNPQHFDQLVCVMEDEHLNVFLTLSLRSLFKESYILSISDSMHTTKKLKMAGADKVIDLYEVSANKIYNILKRPVATKILEGIVMERDGVVFREILIPENSFLQDVMTDDLDLAPYGILLIGMIDEEMGHTFVFITTGINHRIDTGDTLVCIGPKEKLDDFEEVLKKEKDLL comes from the coding sequence ATGACATCACAGTCCATTTTACTTTTTGGTTATGGAAGTCACGGAAGATTCATTGCCAGCGGACTGCATGAAGACGGCTTCAAGATCAAGATCGTCGAGTCGAACCAGGACTACTATGATCATGCGAGGGAAGACGGGTACATCGATGTCGAGTATGTGGATGTAACCAGCGACAGTATACTTCAGGCGCTCAATCCTCAACATTTTGACCAGCTGGTCTGCGTCATGGAAGATGAACACCTCAATGTATTTCTCACTCTTTCTTTGCGTTCGCTTTTCAAGGAAAGCTATATCCTTTCTATTTCCGACTCCATGCATACGACCAAAAAACTTAAAATGGCGGGAGCCGATAAAGTGATCGACCTCTATGAAGTGAGTGCCAACAAGATATACAATATCCTCAAGCGTCCTGTAGCAACAAAGATCCTTGAAGGGATCGTTATGGAGAGAGACGGTGTGGTATTCCGTGAAATACTGATCCCTGAAAATTCATTCCTTCAGGATGTGATGACGGATGATCTGGATCTTGCCCCTTACGGTATACTTCTGATCGGAATGATCGATGAGGAGATGGGGCATACGTTCGTATTTATCACAACAGGGATCAATCACCGGATCGATACAGGCGATACACTGGTCTGCATAGGACCGAAAGAAAAACTGGATGATTTTGAAGAGGTGTTGAAAAAGGAGAAAGATCTATTATGA
- a CDS encoding potassium channel family protein: MKNMILSWALSINKSKRYREIKESVRDILNNPSNPYKRVFDIFIIFLIITSVFILIYEVEHPVPKWLDNYDIYFVSFVFFIEYILRLWTHTDFSKRIVEEYHDAQFLHAEFELWPVLKDGLKEKFHYMITPAAIIDLLAIFPAYRPLRVLRIFVLFRVLKLLRYTKSIHQFVEVLVNKRFELLTLLFLLLFIVVTAGIALYVLEEHINPNIDSLFDSIYWALITITTVGYGDISPVTDLGRSISMLIIVSGIAMISFATSVIVSAFSERLSEIKEDRIIKQINKSRSFLIICGYGQMAKMFFRQKNEKIDNYIILDKDPKRVEQAHKDGYQAIVEDASRFETLKKFNVEHSNITVLSLTGSDVENIYITLNAKSISRRIRVIARVNNMNIVSKFKYAGADHLLMPNQVANTMIRTAITQPTMYKAIHAILTGKSIARIDEIHVHERHSMVDKSVAELDFKANKLLLMGIERNGEFLFNPLPTERIQNYDILLLMGRQISIEYYKEIHEGGHG; encoded by the coding sequence ATGAAAAATATGATCTTGTCATGGGCTCTCTCTATAAACAAATCGAAACGTTACCGCGAGATTAAAGAATCCGTACGGGACATCCTCAACAATCCGTCAAACCCCTACAAAAGGGTTTTCGACATTTTCATCATCTTTCTGATCATTACTTCGGTCTTCATCCTTATCTATGAAGTAGAACATCCGGTACCCAAATGGCTTGACAACTACGATATCTATTTTGTCTCTTTCGTCTTTTTTATCGAATATATACTTCGCTTGTGGACACATACTGATTTCTCGAAACGTATTGTGGAAGAGTACCATGATGCGCAGTTCCTGCATGCCGAGTTCGAACTCTGGCCGGTGCTGAAGGACGGGTTGAAGGAAAAGTTCCACTACATGATCACGCCTGCGGCAATCATCGACCTTTTAGCAATCTTCCCTGCCTACAGGCCTCTGAGAGTATTGCGTATCTTCGTACTCTTCAGGGTATTGAAACTCCTGCGCTACACCAAAAGTATCCATCAGTTCGTAGAAGTGCTCGTCAACAAGCGTTTTGAACTCTTAACACTTCTCTTTTTGCTTCTTTTTATCGTTGTGACGGCTGGTATCGCACTCTATGTCCTTGAGGAACATATCAACCCCAATATAGATTCGCTGTTTGATTCGATCTATTGGGCGCTGATCACCATTACTACGGTAGGATATGGCGATATCTCACCTGTGACCGATCTTGGACGCAGCATATCCATGCTGATCATCGTCAGTGGGATCGCCATGATCTCTTTTGCAACATCGGTCATTGTCTCTGCATTCTCTGAAAGGCTGAGCGAGATCAAAGAAGACCGAATTATCAAACAGATCAACAAAAGCAGATCATTTCTCATTATTTGCGGTTACGGGCAGATGGCAAAAATGTTTTTCAGGCAGAAAAATGAGAAGATAGACAACTATATTATCCTCGATAAAGACCCCAAAAGGGTAGAACAGGCACATAAGGACGGTTATCAGGCGATCGTTGAAGATGCCAGCCGTTTCGAGACCTTGAAAAAATTCAATGTGGAACATTCCAACATCACTGTTTTGTCTTTGACAGGAAGTGATGTCGAGAATATCTATATTACTCTCAATGCCAAGAGTATTTCACGCAGAATCAGGGTGATCGCCAGAGTAAACAATATGAATATTGTGAGTAAATTCAAATATGCCGGGGCGGACCATCTTCTCATGCCAAACCAGGTAGCCAATACGATGATCCGTACCGCGATCACCCAGCCGACGATGTACAAGGCGATCCACGCGATTCTGACGGGAAAGAGTATCGCCCGTATCGATGAGATCCATGTTCACGAGAGGCATTCCATGGTAGACAAGAGTGTTGCCGAACTTGATTTTAAAGCCAACAAGCTTCTGCTGATGGGTATTGAACGTAATGGAGAATTCCTTTTCAATCCGCTGCCGACAGAGCGGATACAGAATTACGACATTCTTTTGCTGATGGGACGGCAGATCAGTATAGAGTATTATAAAGAAATACATGAGGGAGGCCACGGATGA
- the gatB gene encoding Asp-tRNA(Asn)/Glu-tRNA(Gln) amidotransferase subunit GatB, giving the protein MFETVIGLEVHVQLNTKTKLFCSCPTSFAEHQNKNTCPTCLALPGALPVVNKEAAIKAMRFGYAVNANVNHTSIFDRKSYFYPDSPSAYQITQLSKAIVQKGELFIDLEDGSQKRIGITQAHLEADAGKNMHEGNYSKVDLNRAGTPLMEIVSEPDMRSSDEAVAYLKKLHSTVRYLDISDANMQEGSFRCDVNVSIRPKGQEAFGTRVEIKNINSFRFVAQAIAYEVQRQVEAYEDGVYAQEVHQETRLWDVAKSETRSMRGKEEAADYRYFPDPDLRPLTVTQEMIDEALVMPELPDAKVKRYVEELGIKHYDALVITSQKELAYYFEEMITQGAVAKTAVTWLTSELLGRLNKAGIEIENSPVSAKTLGELVAKIADDTVSGKGAKEVLDHMMENENRDIDVIIDELGLAQVSDDGAILAIIDEILENNQEKVEQYKGGKEKLFGFFVGQTMKVSKGTANPGKVNELLKQRLNS; this is encoded by the coding sequence ATGTTTGAAACGGTGATCGGTCTTGAAGTCCACGTTCAACTCAATACAAAAACAAAACTTTTCTGCTCTTGTCCTACCTCCTTTGCGGAACACCAGAATAAAAATACCTGTCCTACCTGTCTGGCACTTCCGGGGGCACTTCCAGTAGTGAACAAGGAGGCAGCCATCAAAGCGATGCGTTTTGGGTATGCCGTCAATGCAAACGTAAACCATACTTCCATTTTCGACAGAAAATCCTACTTCTATCCGGACAGTCCTTCCGCCTACCAGATCACGCAGTTGAGCAAAGCGATCGTACAGAAAGGTGAACTCTTCATAGACCTTGAGGACGGTTCACAGAAACGTATCGGCATCACACAGGCGCACCTTGAAGCAGATGCAGGGAAGAACATGCATGAGGGCAATTATTCCAAAGTGGACCTGAACCGTGCGGGGACACCGTTAATGGAGATCGTCTCTGAACCCGATATGCGTTCTTCGGATGAAGCGGTGGCATACCTGAAAAAACTGCACTCAACGGTACGTTACCTTGACATTTCCGATGCCAATATGCAGGAGGGGTCGTTCCGTTGTGATGTGAACGTCTCCATCCGTCCCAAGGGACAGGAAGCTTTCGGTACCAGAGTGGAGATAAAGAACATCAACTCGTTCCGTTTTGTGGCACAGGCGATTGCCTATGAAGTGCAAAGACAGGTCGAAGCCTATGAGGATGGTGTCTACGCACAGGAAGTGCATCAGGAGACGAGACTTTGGGATGTGGCCAAAAGTGAAACAAGGTCGATGAGAGGAAAAGAGGAAGCGGCGGACTACCGTTACTTCCCGGACCCGGACCTTCGTCCATTGACCGTAACACAGGAGATGATCGATGAGGCACTGGTTATGCCGGAACTGCCTGACGCAAAGGTGAAACGCTATGTGGAAGAGCTTGGTATCAAACATTACGACGCACTGGTCATCACTTCCCAAAAAGAGTTGGCGTACTATTTTGAAGAGATGATCACACAGGGTGCGGTAGCAAAAACGGCAGTGACCTGGCTGACCTCTGAGCTGCTCGGTCGCCTGAACAAAGCGGGGATAGAGATAGAAAATTCACCTGTGAGCGCCAAGACACTTGGCGAACTCGTGGCCAAGATCGCAGATGATACTGTTTCGGGAAAAGGTGCCAAAGAGGTGCTTGACCATATGATGGAAAATGAAAACCGTGATATCGATGTGATCATTGATGAGCTTGGACTTGCACAGGTCAGTGACGATGGTGCCATTCTGGCGATCATCGACGAGATCCTTGAGAATAATCAGGAAAAGGTGGAGCAGTACAAGGGCGGGAAAGAGAAGCTCTTTGGTTTCTTTGTCGGGCAGACGATGAAAGTGAGTAAAGGGACTGCAAACCCGGGTAAAGTGAACGAGTTGCTGAAACAGCGTTTGAATTCATAA
- a CDS encoding F0F1 ATP synthase subunit A, with amino-acid sequence MEGVFTYLGGILGEDSHSAVLIAHLLLVAVIVIMIAKMATKSFRAVPNGTQNVMEAYLGGVVAMGKDVIGEELARKYLPLVAAVGLFIFVSNVIGIIPGFESPTSNINVTLPLALMVFVYYNYEGIKKHGVVHYFAHFAGPVKLLAPLMFPIEIVSHLSRIISLSFRLFGNIKGDDLFLWVLLMLVPFVAPLPAYLLLTFSALLQTFVFMILIYVYLAGAVAIDEEHEKAPAPAIDTMGAV; translated from the coding sequence ATGGAAGGTGTATTTACTTACCTTGGCGGTATTTTAGGCGAAGACAGCCACTCCGCAGTACTGATCGCACACTTGCTTCTGGTGGCTGTGATCGTTATTATGATCGCAAAAATGGCGACTAAAAGCTTCAGAGCAGTACCAAATGGTACACAAAATGTTATGGAGGCATACCTCGGTGGTGTGGTTGCCATGGGTAAAGATGTCATCGGTGAAGAGCTTGCAAGAAAGTATCTTCCGCTTGTTGCTGCTGTCGGACTGTTCATTTTTGTCTCTAACGTGATCGGTATCATCCCCGGTTTTGAGTCACCGACTTCAAACATCAATGTCACACTTCCTTTGGCACTTATGGTCTTTGTCTATTATAACTATGAAGGCATCAAAAAGCATGGTGTGGTACATTACTTCGCACACTTTGCCGGACCGGTAAAACTGCTTGCTCCGTTGATGTTCCCTATCGAGATCGTATCTCACCTTTCAAGGATCATCTCCCTTTCTTTCCGTCTTTTCGGTAATATCAAGGGTGATGACCTCTTCCTATGGGTACTGTTGATGCTGGTTCCTTTTGTCGCGCCGCTTCCTGCCTATCTGCTGCTTACTTTCTCTGCACTCTTGCAGACATTCGTATTCATGATCCTTATCTACGTATACCTTGCAGGTGCAGTAGCGATCGATGAAGAGCATGAAAAAGCGCCTGCGCCTGCCATAGATACAATGGGTGCAGTCTAA